A segment of the bacterium genome:
GTCCGTGACGAGATAGGCGATGCGCGGATCGAGGACTCGGCGCCCGCGAGGCCGACGTTGCCAGACGACGCGCCCGTGGCGGTCTTCGACGCGAACGACCAGCCGTGGCGTGGGGAGGCGGCCGAGGGTGGCGAAGGCCGCGTACGCTGTGGTCATGTCGAGGAGGCTGACCTCGGCGGTGCCGAGTGCGAGGGCGGGGACGCGGGGAAACCGGCGGCGGAGGCCCAGCCGACGGGCGAGGTCGATGACGTGGTCGAGGCCGACGTCCTCGGCGAGCCGCACGGTCGCGACGTTGCTGGAGACGACCAGCGCGTCGCGGAGGGAGATCGAGTCCGCGTACCGGTCGTCCATGTTGCGTGGTGCCCAGACCTCGCCGTTGATGGTGCGGCGGAGCGGACGGTCGTCCAGCCGGTCGAGAGGCGTGTGGCCGTTGGCGAGGGCGGCCGCGTAGACGATCGGCTTGAAGGTGCTGGCGGGCTGGCGCTCGGCGAGGGTGGCCCGGTTGTAGCGCGAGTCGGAGAAGTCGCGGCCGCCGATCATGGCGAGGACGTCGCCGGTCGCGGCGTCGAGCATGACGAGGGCGCCCTGGAGATAGGCGGTGCCGGCGGGGCTCACAAGGTCCGCGTCGGGCCGATAGACCGGGTGGTCGTAGGGGCCGAAACGGCCGGCCTCGACGGCCTGGAGCTGCGCTTCGAGCTCGGCCTCGGCGATCGCCTGGGCATCGGCGTCGAGCGTCGTGTGGATGACGAACCCGCCCGTGTACAGCGCCTCGCCGAGTTCCCTCTCCATCAGACGGCGGACCTCCGCGATGAAGTACGGCGCTCGGCGGCCCTCGCGGAGGGTGCTGTGGCCGGTGATGAGCCGCGCGGTGTCGGCCGCGGCGAACTCGCCGGGCGTGACCACGCCCTGGGAGAGCATGAGCTCGAGCACGACCCGGCGGCGCCGTATGCAGGAGCGGGGGTTGGTGCGAGGGTTCAAGATGTATGGGTTGGAGATCATGCCGGCCAGCAGCGCCGCCTCCGAGAGCGTCAGCTCCCGCGCACCCTTGCCGAAGTACTCGCGGGCGGCCGCCTCGATCCCCCAGGCGCCGCTGCCGAAGTAGATCCGGTTGAGATAGAGCTCGAGGATCTCCCGCTTGCTGTAGCGGGCTTCGATCTCGCGGGCGACACGCATCTCCGCGAGCTTGCGCAGGAGGCTGCGTTCCGCGTACGGGAGGCGCTCGGGGAAGACGTTGCGCGCGAGCTGCATGGTGATCGTGCTGAAGCCCTCACGGATCCTCCCCGCGCGGAGGTTGGCGAGCGCCGCGCCGCCGATGCGCCGCCAGTCGATGCCGCCGTGCGTCCAGAAGCGGCGGTCCTCGACGGCGATGAACGCAGCGGGCACGTAGGGCGGCAGCGAGTCGAGCGGGATGATGACGCGCTCGCTCCGGTGGAGGCGGGCCACCTCCCTGCCCCGGCGGTCCAGGACGATGGCGCCCCGGTCGTGAGCCAGCTCTTCGAGCACCCGGACATCCGGGCAGCCCCGCAGGCCGCACCGCTGCCACAGCGCCCACACTGCCCCCGCCGCCAGCGCCGGCAGCACCACTGCGATCGCGAGCAGCCCGCGCCTGGCTCCCCACATCCGTCCGTCCCCGGTGCGCCGTCATCCCGCCCCGGGGCCGCCGCGGCAATGCCAGTGCCAGCCGGTCCGCGCATGCTCGGGGGCTTTGGCGGACGTCGTCACGTCCTCGACCCCAGCGAAACCAGTCTGCGCATGCTCCGGCGCTTTTCCCCGTATCCGCGCGTGCCCCCGGATGCACCGCGCCCTCCGCGCAGGCCGGGAGCGCGGAGGGCGCCGGGCTGCCAGGGGGGAGAGGGGCCCTCGTCCTGGCCCTTCACTCCACCCGGATCGCCTCGACCGGATCCACGCGCACGGCCCGCCGCGCCGGCAGGAGCGAGGCGAGCAGCGCGATCGCGATGAGCAAGGCCGGCGCGAGGGCGTACGCGACCGGGTCCCGCGGACTCACGCCGTAGACCATCCCTGCGAGCACGCGCGTCAGCATCCACGCTCCCAGCAGTCCCGCCGCGGCGCCCGCCACGGCGAGCGCCGCGCCTTCACGCAGCACCAGCCGCAGCACGTCCTTCGTCCGCGCCCCCATCGCCATGCGGATCCCGATCTCGCGCGTGCGCTGCGCAACGCTGAACGCCACCACGGCGTACACGCCGATGCCCGCGAGCAGCACCGCGAGCGCGCCGAACACGGCGATCAGCGTCGTCGTGGCGCGGCGCGGCGCGATCGCGTTCGCGATCACCTGCTCCATCGTCCGGACGTTGTAGACGGCCTGCGAGGGGTCGACCGCGCGCACCGCATCGCGCAGATGCCGCATGAGCGCGGCTTCCGGGAGAGTGCCGCGCGCGACGATCGCCGCGTACGATGGCGCGCGCTCTGCCAGCGACAGGTACATCTGTGGGATGACCTCGGGATCGTCGAGCGCCCCCGCGCGCACGTTGCCGGCGACGCCCACGACCGTGCGAGGCAGCTCGTCGGCGATCACGAGCCCCTGCCCCACCGGGTCCTCACCCGGCCAGAGCTGCTCCGCCAGCGCCTCATCGATCACCACTTCGCCCGGCCCCGCCGAATCCACGGCGGGCGCGAGCGTGCGGCCCCGCAGCAGCGGGATGCCCAGCGCGCGGAAGTAGTCCGGCGTGATCGTCACGTAATGGGCGAACACGAGCTCGTCGCGCGAGGGCGCCGGTTTCCCCGCGGCACGCACGGACAGAGAGACCCCCTGACGCCCCTTCAGCGGCAACTCGCTTACCACGGCGGCGGCCGCGATGCCCGGCGTCGCGTACAGCCGCTCGAGCACGTCCTCGAAGAACGCGCGGCGCGCCGCGAGGTTGCCGTACGTCGCCCTGGCCAGCGTCAGCTCGAGGGTCGCGACGCGCTCCGGACGCACGCCGGGGTCCGTTGCGAGCAGGGCGAGGAAGCTGCGGAGCATGACGCCGGCGCCGATCAGCAGCACCAGCGCGAGCGCCAGCTCGGCAGTGACGAGGACACGTCTCAGCCGCGCCGCGCCGCGGGCCGTCGCCCCCACCGGGCCGCCCGGCTTGATCGCCTCGATCGCATCCGCGCGGAACGCGCCCAGGCCGGGCCATACGCCGGATACGATCCCCGCGAGCACCCCGATGACGAGGGCGAACGCGAGGACTCGGGCGTCCACCCGCGGCGGGGCGATGCCGACGAGACCGGCGGGGAGCAGTGCATCCAGCGCACCGACGGCGGCGTGGGCGATCACGACGCCGAGCGCGGCGCCGGCCAGCGAGAGCACGAGCGCTTCGACGAGGAGTTGCCGCAGGATCCGGCCCGGCGTCGCGCCCAGCGCCGAGCGCACCGCGACCTCGCGGCGCCGCGTCGCCGAACGGGAGAGCAACAGGGTCGCGACGTTCGCGCACGCGATCAACAGCATCAACGCCGTCGCGCCCATGAGGACGAGCAACGCCGTGCGGCGCTGGCCCACGAGGACGTCGCGCAGCGGACGCACCAGCTCCGCCGCCGTGACCTGCCCGTCCGAACCGCTGCCCGCAGGGCGCGCCTCGCGGTACGCGTTCACCAGCGCGAGCAGCCGCTGGCCCGCCTGCTCGCGGGTCACACCCGGAGCCAGCCGCGCGATCACGCTCGACGGCAGGTACATGCGGAACGGCTCGAAGTCGGCGAGCGTGAACGGCACCGGGAGCGGCGTCCACAGCTCCGTCTCGGCGGGGAACGCGAAGCCGCGCGGCATCACGCCGATGACGCGGTACTGCACGCCGTTCAGCCCGATCGTACGCTCGAGCACGCCCGGATCGGCGCCGAACTGCCGCAGCCATAGCCCGTGCGAGAGGATCGCCACCGGCGGCGCTCCCGGCTCCCCTTCCTCCGGCGTGAACGGCCGGCCGAGCGCGGGACGCACGCCCAGCGTCGAGAAGAAGCTCGGCGTGACCAGCGTGACGTTCACACGCACGGGGCTGCCCGCCCCCGTCAGGTTCAGGCTGCCGGGCGCATACGCCGCGTACCCGGAGAAGACGGCGCGCATCGAGTCGAGGTCCGTCAGGGCCGGAGCGCTCCTGGGGTACGACTCGCCGTCGGGGCTCCGGAACGGCACCTCCAACCCGTCCAGCATGACGAGCTGCTCGTCGTGCTCGAACGGCAACGGCCGCAGCAGCACCGCATCCACCACGCTGAACATGGCTGTCGTCGCGCCGATGCCCAGCGCCAGCACCGCGACGACCGCAGCGGAGAACCCCGGCTCCTGCCACAGCTTCCGCACGCCGTAGCGCACGTCCTGGAGCAAATCGCCGGCGGCACGCACGCGCGCCGCGCGCTTCTGCTTCTTCCGGTCGTGGCGGCGCAGCCACGCGCGCACCGCATCGAGGTCGCCCAGCCGCTCCAGCGCCCTCCGCCTCGCCTCCTCCGGCGCGAAACCCGCGGCGAGGTACTCCTGCTCCCGCATCTCGAGGTGGAAGCGCAGCTCGTCCTCGATGTCCGCGTCGGGATCAGGGCCCCAGAGCCGCAGGTAGCGGCGCCAGCGCGGCGTCTCAGCCATCGTCGCCCTCCTCAACCGATCGCCGGATCGGCGCGCAGCACGCGCGTCACCGCTTCCGCGAAGCGCAGCCACACCGCCGCGTCCTCGCGCAGATGCTGGCGGCCCGCTGGCGTCAACGCGTAGTAGCGCGCCCGACGGTTGTTCTCCGACAGCCCCCAGCGCGATGTGATCAGCCCTCGGTCCTCGAGCCGCCGCAGCGCCGGGTACAGCGAGCCCTCCTGGATCGCCAGCACGTCTCCCGTCGCCCGCTCGATCCAGCGGGCGATGCCGTAGCCGTGTAGCTCCTGCCCGGCCAGCGCTTTCAGGATCAGCAGACCGAGCGTGCCCTGGAGCAGGTCGCCACTGGAGCGTGACACGGATGGCCTCCCTCGGTTTCCAGTGGGGGCGAGCTGCGGGATCGGTGGGGCCAATATGCGGGGCTACCCATAGTCTTGCAAGGGGACGGATCGGGCCCCGGTGGTGGGAGACGGCGCGGGGGACCGCGCGCGTGGATCGGGTCGGGCTCGCCGGGCCGTCCGATCAGCGTCCGCCGCGGCTCCTCTCGAATCGGGCGATCCGCCAGTCGCCGTCCGCCGTCCGCACCACGGTCGTTCTGACGGGTTCGCGGTGCGCCGCGCCGCCCCGCCCTGCTTCCACGCTCGTCACGTAGACGACGTCGCCCGTCACCTCCACGGTGTCCGGTCGCACGCGCCGCACGTCACGCACCTCGATGCGGTCCGGCCACGGACTCGACACGTCACGCCCCGGCGCGGTGCTCGGGTCCGCGAGCCATGACTCGAGGAGCTCGGGCGTGACGAGAGGCGCGTACTCCGCGCGGATCTGCTCCCGGAGCGTGGCGGCCGGCGCGAGGAGCGAGACGCGGGCGAGGCGCTGGCCGAAGCGCCGGACGAGGTCGGCGGCGTGCGCGGCAAGCTCATCCCCGTCGTCGCCCCCGGCGGCGCTGCCGCTCTCCCCAGCGCCGCCGGCCGCACCTGCGGGATCCCTCCTCCTGGCGTCACCGCCACCCCCCGTTTCCGCGCCCGGTGCCGGAGATCCGGCGCACGGCTGCATGTCCGCAGAGGCGATGTGCCAGCGTCGTTGCTCCGCGGTTGCGCCCGGGACGACGGCGCGGCGCAGCGTGTATGTCCCGCGGAAGCACTGCGTGGCGCCACCGGTGGTGGTCGCGTGGACCTCGACGGGCACGCTCACGTAGCGCGAGCCCGCGGCGCCCTCGACGCGACCGGGTGCACCGACCGTCGCGGTCACGGCTGCGGTCTGCGCGAAACCGGCGCGGAACTGTTCGAAGCTCTTCCCGCTCGCGGCGCCGCCGTCGCCCCAGAGGCGGTACGCGCGCGCGTAGTCCCGCGCCGCGATGGCGGCGTAATACTCACGGACCACGGCCGCAGCGGCCTCGCCGCCGTCGTCATCGGACGGGTCCGCGGGTGGCTGCGGCTCGCCGGCCGTTGGATCGGCGACGGCGGCTCCTGCGGTGATCTCGACTTCCCCCGCGGCACCAGCTGCCGGCGCGGACTCGTGCTCGCCGGTGCAGGCGGCCGCGAGCAGGAGGAGGATCGGCGCAAAGCGGTTCATGGGTGCGGCACGTGCGGTGCGGCGTGGATGCCGCCCTGTCTTCGAGCGCACGAATCCTCGATGCGCGTTCCGATCGTGGCGCGCTCGAGGCCGTGGACAGGCCATCGGGCCGATGCATGCTGCGGGCCGGCGCCGACTCCACACGACCCCGTCCCCGCGCTCCCCCTCTGACCGGGCGCGGCTGCGGCGGGTTGGGCCAACTGCGGAGTGCGCATACCTGCTCCGTGCACGGGAACCATGAGCCGCCGTGAGTCGCCGTTCTCTCCCCCACCTCGCCCTCGCCCTCGCGATCGCCCACGCCGCTCTGTGGCTGGGTGACCGCTCCGACCAGGAGATCGACGACGGCTACCGGTCGCCGCTCGAACGGCTCGAGGCGGTGGACCGCGCGCGTGGAGCTCGGCGTCGGCAACCCGGTGCGGCGCGCCAGGGCTTCCCGGTGCTGCCGTCGCCCCGCTGTGCGGGCCAATCTGGCCCGTGCCCGGCGAGTGGCTCGCCTGGTTGCCCGGGGCGAGCCGCCCTGCGTTTTCGCCCCGGCACTCCGTTGTAGTCGTTTTCCCGACCGGCGTCAGCGCTTTCCCGGTTGATAGGCCCGTCCCGGCTGTTTAGTTGTTTGCCGGTCGCGCGATCCATGCGCGGCGCCGCCGCCGAGGAGCAGATCGCGCTGTAGCGATAGATCGAGAACCGACACGGAGGGGTGCCATCATGACAGTGTTGCGGAAGGCGAATCCGACGAGGCGTGGGATGCGCGCGGCGGCAGCAGCCCGTGACGGGGGCCGGACCCTCGTGCTCCTCGGTTTCTCGCTCGTGTTGATCGCCACGGCCGGCTGCGGCACCGGGGCGTCGGACGCCGACGGGACGGTCGCGCTCAAGGGTTCGCGTCCGCCCGACGTGTCGCCGCTCTTCCAGCCGCTTCCCGCGACGGCGGAGCATCCGCCGGACAACCCGGGCACGCCGGAGCGCATTGATCTCGGGCACAAGCTGTTCTTCGAGCCGAAGCTCTCGCGTTCGGGCGTCATTTCGTGCAACACCTGTCACGTGGTCGGCGCGGCCGGCGTGGATGCGCGCCCGGTGGCGATCGGCGAGGGCGCCCGCGAGGGCCCGCGGAACAGCCCGACCGTCTTCAATGCGGCGTTCCTCGCCGCGCAATTCTGGGACGGCCGGGCGCCGACGCTGGAGGAGCAGGCCAAGGGGCCGATCCAGGCGCACGTGGAGATGGACCTCACGCCCGAAGAGGCGGTGCAGCGGCTGCGTGAGACCGGGTACGAGCCGCTTTTCCGGGCGGCGTTCCCCGACGAGGAGGACCCGCTCACCTTCGACAACATCGCGAAGGCGATTGCTGCGTTCGAGCGGACGCTGATCACGCCGGGCTCGCCGTTCGACCGCTACCTCGAGGGGGACACCGCAGCGCTCACCCCGTTGCAGAAGCGCGGGCTCCAGATCTTCCAGGAAGCGGGCTGCGTCGGCTGCCACAACGGCGTGCTGCTCGGAGGGAACGGGTATGCGGCGTTCACGCACGTCGCGGGGTCGGAGGACATCGGCCGCGCTGCGGTGACGGGCAGGGAGGAGGACCGCTACGTGTTCCGTATCGCGCCGCTGCGCAACGTGGCGCTCACCGCGCCGTACTTCCACGACGGCAGCGCCGCGACGTTGCACGAGGCGGTGTCCATCATGGGCTGGGTGCAGCTCAAGCGCCGCTTCAGCGAGGAGGAGGTGGATGCGCTCGTGGCGTTCCTCGAGTCGCTCACGGGCGAGTTCCCGCTGATCCCGCACCCGCAGCTCCCACGGGCAGTGCCATCGAGGCGCAACGCCGCCTCGACCGAGTAGCGCGGCGGGGGGCGTGGAGAGCGGGCGGCTCCCCGTTCCGGGGCGCGGCGCCGGCCGCGCGGCAGCGGGCTGGCGCCGCGCCCGCGCGTTCCAGCCGCACCGCGCACCCGGCCGTGTGCGTCGAGCCGCCGACGGCGCCCGACCTTCACTTCGCCAGGGCCGCAGCCAGTCGGACGAGCCCCTCCTCGAGCACGGCGGTGTCCATCCCGAAGCCGATGCGGAACCAGGTCGGCATGCCGAAGAAGCGGCCGGGCGCGACCGTCGTGTCGTAGCGCGTCTCGAGCCTCTCGACCAGCTCGTCCACCGACCCATCACGCAGGTGGACGAAGCCGACGGCGCCCGCGACGGGCCGCACCCACGAGAGTCGCTCGTGCGCACGGACGAAGCGGTCCACCAGATCCCGGTTCCGCCCCACCAGTGCCTGCAGCGGCGCGAGCAGCCGGGAGGCGCGGTCGAGCGCCTTGGCCGCGAGCCGCTGCGTGGGCTGAGCGATGTGCCCGCTGAACAGGTCCTGGACCCGCCGGATCCGTTGGGCCACGTCCGGCGGCGCGAGGACCCACCCCGCGCGTAGCCAGTCCAGGCCGTACGCCTTGGTGAGACTTCCCGTCGCGATGAACGGGGCGCCCAGCCGCGCGGCACTGGGCATGCCGTCGTCGTGCAGCCACTCGAGGTAGACCTCATCCACCAGCACGTGGATGCCGCGCTCCGCGGCCAGCGCTCCGAGCGCGCGCAGCTCGGACTCACCCGTCAGCGCACCGGTGGGGTTGTGCAGGTTGGACAGCACCACCATGCGCGTGCGCGGCGTGAGCACGGCGGCGATGCGCTCCGCATCCAACCGCCAGCCGTCCTCGGGTGCGCGGCTGAAGCCCCGCACCACCGCGCCGAGGTAGCGCGGCACGGCGGCCAGCGGCTCGTACGACGGCTGCTCCACGAGCACGTCGTCGCCGGGCTCGAGCAGGGCGGCGAAGACGAGGTGGTTGGCCATCGAGCAGCCGTGCGCGAGCACGACCTGCGACTCGGCTACGCCGTAACGCCGCGCGATGCGCGCGATCAGCGGCGGCCAGCCCTCCGGGTACGCGCCGCCGAGCGTGAAGTCGTCGAGCGTCGGCTCGAGCAGCTCCGCGGGGCAGGGACGCACGCCGCTCGCGGCGAGGTTGTATCGTATCCCGAGTCGTGACTTGGCCCACGCAATGTAAGGACTGCCCTTCACACCAGTCTCCTCCGCCAGAACAGGAACACCGGCACGCCCGCGCCAATGAGCAGGCTGCCGAGCACTGCGTTCACCGGGTTGGACGCGATCGAGCCGATGACGACGATGCCCGCCACGAGCACGAAGCACGCGGGCAGCCACGGGTAGCCGAACGTGCGGAACGGCGCCTCGCCCGCCGTGGCAACGCCCGCTTCGGGCGTCGCGCCGTCCGCTGTGCCCGCCGCGCCGTCACCCCTCCCTTCACGCGCGCGATACACGAACAGCGTCACGACGACGAGGCCGAAGAAGATCCAGTCGCCGAACACGACCCAGTCCAGGAGCTGGCCGTAGGTGCCGGAGAGGAGCAGCACCACCGCCCACGCCGACTGGAACACGATCGCGCCCGCAGGGGTGCGGTAGCGCGGATGCAGGCGCGCGGCCCAGCGGAAGAAGAGCCCGTCGTCGGCCATGGCCTGATAGACCCGCGGCGCGGCGAGGATCGAGAGGTTCAGGAACCCGAACGTCGAGAGCACGATGCCCGCCGCGATGAACGTGCCGCCCGCAGGGCCGAGCAACGCGCGCATCGTGTCCGACGCCGGCGCCGCGCTCGCCGCGAGCCCGGCCGCGCCCAGTGTCGTGACGTACGCGAGGTTGGCGAGCAGGTACGTCGCCACCACGATCCCGACGCCGAGCAACAGCGCACGCGGCACGTTGCGCTGCGGCTCGCGGATCTCGCCCGCCACGAAGTTCGCGTTCTGCCACCCGCCGAACGCGAAGAGCACCGGGATCAGCGCTGCGCCCAGCGCGACGGCGACATCGGCAACGCCGTGCAGCGCCGGGCCGGGCGCCTCGGTGGCTCCACTCGCTTCGGTCCCGCGCGTTGCCAGCGTGAGGCCGGCCAGGATCAGTCCGCCGAGGGCGACGAGCTTGAGGACGGTGAAAATGTTCTGGGTCGTCGCGCCGGGCCGGATCCCCACGTAGTTGATCACGGTGAGGACGGCGATCGCCGCGATCGCGAGCGGCTTGACCATTGCCGCGGGCAGACCGGCCAGGTCCGCGGCGTAGGAGGCGAACGTCATTCCCACCGCGGCGATGCCGCCGCTGTTGATGACGAGCAGCAGCGTCCAGCCGTAGAGGAAGGCCGGAAGCGGCCCCAGTGTCTCCCGCAGGTAGACGTAGCCGCCGCCGGCCTCAGGGCGGCGCGCACCGAGCTCTGCGAAGCACAGCGCGCCGAGCAGCGCGACCACGCCGCCGAGCGCCCACGCCGCGAGGATCAACCCCGGCGATCCGACGCGCTGCGCGACGATCGCAGGGTTCAGGAAGATGCCCGCCCCGATGATGCCGCCGACG
Coding sequences within it:
- a CDS encoding amino acid permease, giving the protein MTTTAPRVPTTYARRLGLFDGTMVVVGGIIGAGIFLNPAIVAQRVGSPGLILAAWALGGVVALLGALCFAELGARRPEAGGGYVYLRETLGPLPAFLYGWTLLLVINSGGIAAVGMTFASYAADLAGLPAAMVKPLAIAAIAVLTVINYVGIRPGATTQNIFTVLKLVALGGLILAGLTLATRGTEASGATEAPGPALHGVADVAVALGAALIPVLFAFGGWQNANFVAGEIREPQRNVPRALLLGVGIVVATYLLANLAYVTTLGAAGLAASAAPASDTMRALLGPAGGTFIAAGIVLSTFGFLNLSILAAPRVYQAMADDGLFFRWAARLHPRYRTPAGAIVFQSAWAVVLLLSGTYGQLLDWVVFGDWIFFGLVVVTLFVYRAREGRGDGAAGTADGATPEAGVATAGEAPFRTFGYPWLPACFVLVAGIVVIGSIASNPVNAVLGSLLIGAGVPVFLFWRRRLV
- a CDS encoding aminotransferase yields the protein MLRARGGHRRHRLDRVQPGERSARQPAHWRGRAGVPVLAEETGVKGSPYIAWAKSRLGIRYNLAASGVRPCPAELLEPTLDDFTLGGAYPEGWPPLIARIARRYGVAESQVVLAHGCSMANHLVFAALLEPGDDVLVEQPSYEPLAAVPRYLGAVVRGFSRAPEDGWRLDAERIAAVLTPRTRMVVLSNLHNPTGALTGESELRALGALAAERGIHVLVDEVYLEWLHDDGMPSAARLGAPFIATGSLTKAYGLDWLRAGWVLAPPDVAQRIRRVQDLFSGHIAQPTQRLAAKALDRASRLLAPLQALVGRNRDLVDRFVRAHERLSWVRPVAGAVGFVHLRDGSVDELVERLETRYDTTVAPGRFFGMPTWFRIGFGMDTAVLEEGLVRLAAALAK
- a CDS encoding PadR family transcriptional regulator, with the protein product MSRSSGDLLQGTLGLLILKALAGQELHGYGIARWIERATGDVLAIQEGSLYPALRRLEDRGLITSRWGLSENNRRARYYALTPAGRQHLREDAAVWLRFAEAVTRVLRADPAIG
- a CDS encoding permease; the encoded protein is MAETPRWRRYLRLWGPDPDADIEDELRFHLEMREQEYLAAGFAPEEARRRALERLGDLDAVRAWLRRHDRKKQKRAARVRAAGDLLQDVRYGVRKLWQEPGFSAAVVAVLALGIGATTAMFSVVDAVLLRPLPFEHDEQLVMLDGLEVPFRSPDGESYPRSAPALTDLDSMRAVFSGYAAYAPGSLNLTGAGSPVRVNVTLVTPSFFSTLGVRPALGRPFTPEEGEPGAPPVAILSHGLWLRQFGADPGVLERTIGLNGVQYRVIGVMPRGFAFPAETELWTPLPVPFTLADFEPFRMYLPSSVIARLAPGVTREQAGQRLLALVNAYREARPAGSGSDGQVTAAELVRPLRDVLVGQRRTALLVLMGATALMLLIACANVATLLLSRSATRRREVAVRSALGATPGRILRQLLVEALVLSLAGAALGVVIAHAAVGALDALLPAGLVGIAPPRVDARVLAFALVIGVLAGIVSGVWPGLGAFRADAIEAIKPGGPVGATARGAARLRRVLVTAELALALVLLIGAGVMLRSFLALLATDPGVRPERVATLELTLARATYGNLAARRAFFEDVLERLYATPGIAAAAVVSELPLKGRQGVSLSVRAAGKPAPSRDELVFAHYVTITPDYFRALGIPLLRGRTLAPAVDSAGPGEVVIDEALAEQLWPGEDPVGQGLVIADELPRTVVGVAGNVRAGALDDPEVIPQMYLSLAERAPSYAAIVARGTLPEAALMRHLRDAVRAVDPSQAVYNVRTMEQVIANAIAPRRATTTLIAVFGALAVLLAGIGVYAVVAFSVAQRTREIGIRMAMGARTKDVLRLVLREGAALAVAGAAAGLLGAWMLTRVLAGMVYGVSPRDPVAYALAPALLIAIALLASLLPARRAVRVDPVEAIRVE
- a CDS encoding cytochrome C peroxidase, which gives rise to MRAAAAARDGGRTLVLLGFSLVLIATAGCGTGASDADGTVALKGSRPPDVSPLFQPLPATAEHPPDNPGTPERIDLGHKLFFEPKLSRSGVISCNTCHVVGAAGVDARPVAIGEGAREGPRNSPTVFNAAFLAAQFWDGRAPTLEEQAKGPIQAHVEMDLTPEEAVQRLRETGYEPLFRAAFPDEEDPLTFDNIAKAIAAFERTLITPGSPFDRYLEGDTAALTPLQKRGLQIFQEAGCVGCHNGVLLGGNGYAAFTHVAGSEDIGRAAVTGREEDRYVFRIAPLRNVALTAPYFHDGSAATLHEAVSIMGWVQLKRRFSEEEVDALVAFLESLTGEFPLIPHPQLPRAVPSRRNAASTE